In Cardinium endosymbiont of Dermatophagoides farinae, the sequence AACCTTGAACACTGCATTTGGCAATGCTTCTTGTACTATTCCACCTTGTTCAATAGGAGGTATCTTAGCCATACTATTTTTTCTAATCTTGCTTTATCTTTGCTTATCTACGCTTTTCTATTTTGCCTAGCACCGTGGCTACACTACTCAAAAGCCAAGGACAACGCCCCTTGTAACAATCTGTTTTTAGCCGTTCGGGGGTAATATACTAAATTATTGCGAACATTAATAACCTCCTTTCGAAACGCTAACTTCTGCTGGTAATTTTCAGACCGTTTCTCCTACAAATTCTGCACTATAAGCGCATTTCAATTAGAAGGCTAAGTATTCAACATACTATAATTACTACGCCCTAACTCCTTTGTTAATAATTACTTCATACCGACGCATTAACAGGTAACTTTCAATTTGTTGAATCGTTTCCAACATGGAACTGACCATAATTAACAAAGAAGTGCCTCCGTAGAATCTAGAAAAAGGTAAACTTAAACCAGCCATACAGGCGAAAGCAGGCAAAATAGCAATTATGGCCAAAAAAACAGCACCTGGAAGAGTAATCCGATCCAAGACACCATCTAAAAAACGAGCGGTTGCATTGCCAGAGGTTACACCAGGAATAAAGCTACCGGCACGCTTCATATCTTCTGCTATTTGAACAGGGTTGACTGTAATAGCAGTATAAAAAAATGTAAAAACAATAATGAAAAAGGCAAACAAAAGGTTAAATAGCCAACTAGTGATATCTTGCAACATGCCACTGATATGGGCCAAACAAACAAACTTATCTTTCCATAAACCCAATAAAAATGAAACAGCAACAATCAAAAGATTGGCAAATATAATGGGCATTACACCTGCACTATTGAGCTTAAAAGGTATATATTGACGCTGGCCTCCATATATAGTACTGGTACTCAATTGCTTTGCATATTGAATGGGAACCTTACGTGTGGCTTGTGTAAAGGCAACTAGGGTCAGGACAATTAAAAACAAGACGAATAGTTCAAGTACAAATAAAAACATAGACCTACTGCCACGGTAGACTGCTTCTTGGTATAAAGCAGAGGGAAAAGAAGATACGATACCAACCATCATTAACATGGTTACGCCATTGCCAATGCCTTTGTCTGTAATTTTTTCTCCTAGCCACATGCAAAATAGGGCGCCTGCGGTTAAAATAATAATAGAAATAAAAATAAAAAAGGTGCGACTGATAGACACATTGCCGCTGCCTGTAGCAATGAACAAATATTGAAAAGACTGAAATATAGCAATAAAAATAGTAAGGATGCGGGAAATTTGGGCGATTTTACGTTTGCCCATCTCTCCTTCACGTTGTATCTTTTGAATTTTTGGCCAAGCAATGGACAAAAGCTGCATAATGATAGAGGCGGAAATATAGGGGGTAACACCAACTGAAAAAACAGAAACTTGGCTCAGCGAACCGCCTAGAAAACTATCAAGTAAGCCAAAGACGCGTTTTGCACTGCCAGAAATTTGTGTTACATCTATACCGGGCAAAACAATAATGCTACCTATTCGGAAAATTGCCAAAAAGAACAAAGTATTCCTTATACGGATACTAAGCTCCTTGATCAAAAATATATCCTTAATAACCTTAAATAATTTATTCATAAATAGGCAATATAGTAACTGCTCCGCCAAGATCTTGAATAGCTTGTAAAGCAGCAGCTGAACAACGATGGGCAGCAACAGAAAGCTTAAAGGTTAATGCGCCACCTCCTAATATTTTGTACTTTTCATGCTTGCCAATGATGCTATGCTTTCTCAAAAAGAGATGATCTATACAAGGGACTTGATACTTCTCGGCCAATACTTGTAAGGTAGAAAGATTTAAAGGTGTAAACTCAATGCGACTAGGACATTTAAATCCATACATGGGAATACGCCTCTGCAATGGCTGCTGCCCGCCTTCAAAGCCAATTTTTCTTTTATAACCAGATCTAGACTGGGCACCATTATGACCACGGGTAGCAGTGCCTCCTTTACCAGAACCTTGACCTCTACCTACACGCTTTTTATGCTTTAAAGCGCCTACTGCTGGTTTAAGTGTATGTAATTCCATAAGCAATTATATCTTTTCTGTAACCACTAAATGGTTAACTTTTGCTACCATACCCAATATTTGAGGCGTAGCTGCAACGACAACAGGCTTGTTGATGCGACCCAACCCAAGTGCTTTAATGGTAGCTTTTTGGGATTTAGGACGCCTGATTAAACTGCGTACCTGAGTAATTTTAATTTTTTCCATAAGAACCTTATCCATTAAAGACTTTATCTAAGGAGATGCCACGCTGTTTGGCAATGGTCAAGGGATCACGCAATTGCAATAGGGCTTTAAAGGTTGCCTTGACTACATTATGCGGGTTAGAAGAACCTTGAGACTTAGACAAAACATTTTTCACGCCTACACTTTCTAAAACAATGCGCACACCGCCACCGGCAATGACACCGGTACCAGAGGCTGCTGGCTTAATCAGCACATGCCCACCACCATACTTACCAACTGCACCATGCGGAATGGTGTCACGTAAAATAGGCACTTTGATGAGGTTTCGCTTGGCTTCTTCTACTCCTTTTGCAATCGCATCTGTTAACTCTTTTGCCTTGCCAAGTCCATAGCCTACCACACCATCTCCATTGCCCACTACTACCACCGCAGCGGAACTAAACCTACGCCCACCCTCGACTACCTTGGTAACACGCTTAATGGCTACTACCCTCTCTTCAAGATTATAGTCACTGGCTTTGAGTTTTCTACCACGTAATATCATTTTAACTAAAATTTAAGACCTTTTACCCGAGCACCTTCAGCCAACGCTTTGACCTTACCATGGTAAATATAGCCAGAACGATCAAATACAATGGCTGTAATACCTTTAGCTAGCGCTTGCTCAGCAATAGCTTCTCCTAACGCCAATGCTCCAGCAACATTATTTTTACCAATCTTTAACTTATACAGAGAAGTAGAGAGTAGCGTTTCTCCTTTATCATCATTAATAAGCTGTACATACATAGAAGTATTGCTCTTAAAAAGAGAGAGACGGGGCTGCTCTAGTGTCCCATGCAAACGCCTTCTAATCCTTTTTCTAACTTTAAGCCTTCTTTCTACTTTTTTATCCTTTACTTTCATCTTTTCTACTGGATACTAAATAGTTCAAATATACATTAGACCTTTTTTGAAACCTATTTGTAATGCGCAATGACACCAAAATTGCCATTTAGCAATAGATTTGCAATCTATTTCTTAGTAGACTTACCCACCTTACGTCGCACCTGCTCACCCAAGAATCTAACACCTTTGCCTTTGTAAGGCTCTACTTTTCTCAAGGAACGAATTTTAGCAGCCATCTGACCAAGGAGTTGCTTGTCGATGCATTCCAAGTGCACCAGTGGACTTTTTCCTTTAGGCAGTTCAGCCGTAACAGTTATTTCTTCTGGCAAAACCAAAACAATATCATGAGAATAACCTAAACTTAGCTCTAACAAGTTGCCTTGAACATTGGCTTTGTAACCAACCCCACTAACTCTAAGGTGCACTTAAACCCAACACTAACGCCTACCACCATATTTTGAATCAAAGCCCTATATAGGCCATAAAGGGCCTTAGACTTTTTAGCATCTAACGGTACAACCTTAACCAATCCCTCGGAAACTTCAACCATAATGGTTGGATCAACTTGCTGTTGCAAGACACCCTTAGCCCTTTAACTTGTATGATTCCTCCATCTACCACGGATACTACAACGCCTGGTGGCACATTAATGGGCTGCTTCCCTATCCTTGACATTTTTCCTAATTTTAGTAAACATAACAAAGTACTTCACCACCAACATGGGCTTTTCGCGCTTCTTTATCGGTCATAATGCCCTTGGAGGTAGACAATATGGCAATACCCAATCCATTAATAACACTGGGCATAGCAGCAACCGTGGCATATTTACGCAAGCCTGGTTTGCTTACACGCGTTAACTTTACAATAGCTGATTGCTTTGTAAAAGTATCATACTTGAGGGCAATTTTAATAATGGGCTGGACGCCATTTGGCACCACCTTATAGCCGCAAATGTATCCTTTTTCTTGTAATACTTCTGTAAGCTTCGTCTTTGTTTTTGAAGCGGGAATTTCTACAATGCTATGTTTGGCATGAATAGCATTCCTGATCCTAGTAAGATAATCAGCTATTGGATCTGTAGTCATAGTAATTATATATATATTAACGAAATCATAAAAAGATATATAATATCTTTCAAAACTCGATTGCTAAATGGCAATTTTGGTGTCATAGTAAGATGCCTACCAACTTGCTTTTTGTATACCTGGTAGCTTCCCCTCTAAAGCCCATTTTCTAAAGACCAATCGGGAGACGCCAAATTTTCTAATATAGCCACGGGCCCTGCCGGTTATATTACACCTGTTGCGCAACCTAACAGGAGAAGCATTTTTAGGAAGCTTATCGAGTGCCATATAGTTTCCCTGTTCTTTTAACGCAGCTCTTTTGGCAGCATATTTTGCTACCAAGTTCCTTCTTTTCCTATCTCTTGCTTTGACGGATTCTTTTGCCATAACTTTTTAAATTAATCTTGCTCGACATTAAAGGGCATGCCTAAAGCTTTCAAGAGCTGAAATGCAACTTCATTGTTCCAGCAGTTGTAACAAAAGTTATATTCATACCATTGATCTTAATCACTTTATCAATGCTAATTTCTGGGAATATGATTTGTTCCTGAATGCCAATATTGTAGTTACCTTTCCCATCGAACCCAGTGGTGCGTAAGCCCCAAAAATTTCTAATCCTGGGCAATGCAATAGATATCAGTCGATCGAGAAATTCATACATAAGGCGCCCACGTAAAGTAACCTTTACACCAATAGGCATACCAAGCCTCAGCTTAAAGTTAGAAACTGATTTTTTTGCACGGGTAGCTACTGCACACTGGCCAGTAATAGCGGTTAACTCTTCTAACCCAAGCTGGATAAGCTTTTTATTGGATACGCCATCACCTAATCCTTGATTGATACATATCTTATGTAATCTAGGGACTTGCATAGGAGATGCATACCCAAATAGCGCTTTAAGGGAGGGAATAACTTCCGAAAAATACTTTTCTTGTAATCTAGGCTTAAACATTTTTTATAAAATTTCCTGTTTTTTTAGCATACCGCTGGAGCGAACCGGCTTCATTGTGCTTTCTGCCCACACGAGTAGGCTGGCCACTTGCCGGATCTATTAACATGAGATTGCTGATATGGATAGGCGATGGCTGTCTCTGGATCATTCCTTTAGGATGCTCCGCAGAAGGCTTTAAATGTCTAGCTACTAGGTTCATACCCTCTACAACTGCACGATATGTTTTAGGAAATACTTTTAAAACAGCACCTTCTTCATTTTTATGCTTCCCTGTTAAAATTTTTACACGATCTCCTCTTCGAATGTGAATCTTGAGGTTCTTTTTTATTGTTGTCTTCATGCTTTATAGTACTTCATCAGCTAAAGAGGCGATTTTCATAAATTTCTTATCTCGAACCTCACGCGCAACTGGCCCAAAAACACCTGTTCCTTTAGGCTCATTGTTGTTTTCAATTAAAACAATAGCATTGTCTTCAAAACGAATGTAAGACCCATCTTTGCGCCTTACCTCCTTTCGGGTACGAACGACGACAGCTTTAGAAATGGTGCCCTTTTTAAGGGTACTAGAAGGGTTAGCTGTCTTTACGGTTACTACAATTTTATCACCCACATGGGCATAGCGCCTGCGCGTTCCACCCAAAACGCGAATGCAAAGGGCTGTTTTTGCGCCACTATTATCGGCTACTTTTAGTATTGATTCCTGTTGTATCATGGTTATTTAGCTCTTTCTATGATTTCAACCAGCCTCCATCGCTTTTTTTTACTTAAAGGACGTGTTTCCATAATGCGCACCAGGTCACCAATACTGCAACTATTTTCTTGGTCATGTGCCATAAACTTGGTGGCTTTTTTGACAAACTTACCATATATAGGATGGATGGCCTTCGTATCCATGACAACGGTTATGGTCTTATGGGACTTATTACTGGTGACCCTCCCTACTTTTTCTTTTCTTCTATTTCTCAGCATGGTAATTACAATTCTAACGGTTGCCGCCGCAATCTATTCTGAGCTGTTTTTAGTCTTGCAATGCATTTTCTTGCCCTCCTAATCTTCATCGGATTCTCAATCGGAGAAACCGAATGGGCAAATCTTAACTTTACTAAATAATCCAACTCTTGCTTTAACTTATCGTTGCATTCTTCAGAAGAAAGTAACTGAATTTCTCTATATTTCATTTTAACACCTTGTTAGACTTCTTTGAAAACGCTACCTTCTACTGGTAATTTGCTTATCGATCCGGTGCTCAAATCCTCACGTACATCTAGTACGCTCCGGTTTTCCGCTCCGTGTCTCCTACAAATTCCTCAGCACAAGCGCATTTCGAAAGAAGTCTATTGAATATCCACCTAACTTAACCACCCTACACTTCATACGACCCATGCAATCTATAGGGCTACATGATAATCCCTCCGGACAACAAAATTTGCCTTAATGGGTAACTTATGCATGGCAAGACGCATGGCACGCTCTGCTACTTCCCTAGAAACCCCATCTAACTCAAAAAGAATTCTACCAGGTTTAACAACCGCTACAAAAGAATCTGGAGCACCTTTACCTTTACCCATCCTTACCTCAGCTGGCTTTTTGGTTAAAGACTTATCTGGAAAGATTCTATTCCAAACTTGCCCTTGCCGTTTCATCTCTCTTGTAATGGCAATACGCATCGCCTCAATCTGCCGAGCAGTAATATAGGAAGGTTCCAATGCCTTCAGCCCAAAGGTACCAAATTCTAATGAATTTCCCTTCATAGATAAGCCCTTTATTCTACCCTTCTGCGTTTTTCTGTAACGTACTCGTTTTGGTTGTAACATTTTAGTTTATTCAATATAATGGGCATCTAGCTATTTCCGCTCCCTAGAGGAGGCCATAGCTTTCTCTCCTATTCTACTTGATTTGGCTGCTGAACGTTGGGCATGGTGGAATACTACATCACCCCTGGAAATCCAAACTTTAACACCTATTCTACCATAAATGGTATGGGCTTCAACAGCAGTATAATCTATATCATTACGAAGCGTATGGAGTGGAACAGAGCCTTCTTTAAATTCATCTGACCTGGCCATTTCAGCGCCATCTAATCTTCCGGAAATCTTCACCTTAACGCCTTGTGCACCGGAACGGATGACTGCAGCTACCGCTTGCTTTACCACGCGCTTATAAGGCATACGCCCTCTAATCTGTTGTGCAATTTGCAAGGCAACCAACCTAGCTTCTAAATCTGGTTTTTTTATCTCAACAATATTGAGCTCAACTTCTTTTTTAGTAAGCTTTTTTAGCTCTTCTTTTACTTTATCAACCTCTGTACCCGACTTGCCAATCACAATGCCTGGACGAGCGGTCCGAATGGTAACGGTAATTTTTTTTCCCGCACGCTCTATAAGTACTCTAGCAACACTAGCTTTAGCCATTCGGGCATCTAGATAGGCACGTATTTTTTCATCCTCCATTAATTTTTCCGCATAGGAGGCTTTTGATGCAAACCAACTGGAATCTGGCTTTCGGATGAACCCAACTCTAAAGCCGACGGGATTAACTTTTTGACCCATTGTAGTATTTTTTCGTCTATAGTGTGGTTACGTTGTTGTATCTGAGGCGACCTCATGGGGTAGCGTAGCAAAATGTTCTATGCTATCTACCACAATAACAACATGACTAGATCTTTTTCTAATTCTGTGCGCCACACCTCTTGGTGCAGGCATAATTCTTTTGAACATACCTGCTCTATCTACCGTTATGCTTTTTATAAAAATCAACGCCTCTTCCAAATCAATTCCATAATGATTTTGCCAATTTGAAATAGCAGAAAGTAGGAGTTTTTTAAGCTGAACAGCAGCTTGCTGTGGCTTACTCTCTAAAATAGCCAATGACCTAACTACGTTTTTACCTCTAATAAGGGCTGCTAAGCGTCCAATCTTACGCGCAGATATAGGCAGTTTTCTTAACTTTGCGGTTGCCTCCATAGTTCAAATTATCTTTTTTTAGACGTATGGCCTTTAAAATTTTTTGTTAAGGCAAACTCACCGACCTTATGGCTTACCATGGACTCTGTAATAAAAACGGGAATAAATTTATGACCATTGTGTACCGCAAGGGTATGGCTACAAAATCTGGTGTAATGGTTGACCGCCTAGACCAGGTTTTGACTACCGTTTTTTTACCACTTTGATTCAGCATATCTATTTTTTGTTGTAGATGATGTGCCACATAGGGTCCCTTTTTTATAGATCTACCCATTATTTTTTCTTTTTACTAATGATCAGTCTAGCAGAATATTTATTGCGATTTCGGGTCTTTTTACCTTTTGTATACAACCCTTTAGCAGACCTAGGATGTCCTCCAGAAGCTTTTCCTTCTCCTCCACCCATTGGGTGATCGACAGGGTTCATTACAACGGCTCGGACACGTGGTCGCTTGCCTAGCCAACGGCTTCTGCCTGCTTTAGCAATGGTAACATTATCATGATCACTATTGGAAACAGATCCAATAGTAGCCATACAGTGGCTTAATACCAAACGCCTTTCACCAGAGGGCAACTTAATGGTCACATACTTGCCACTTTTAGAAAGCAGCTGCGCATAAGACCCAGCACTTCTGGCCAATGCAGCGCCACGCCCAGGGGCCAGCTCAATATTATGGATAATGGTTCCGAGTGGAATATCTTTCATCTCCATAGCATTACCTAAGTCTATTGGTGCATCTGAACCCGCTACAACTTTGGACCCAACTTTAATGCCTTCCGGAGCTATAATATAACTCTTTTCACCATCTACATAATGCAATAGCGCAATGTATGCCGTACGCATGGGATCATACTCAATAGAACGGACAAATGCAGGAATACCCAATTTCTTTCTTTTGAAATCAATAAGACGGGCACGCCGCTTATGTCCACCTCCTCTATGCGGAACAGTTATTCTACCTCGATTATTCCGACCACTTGTACGCTTGGTCTTCACTAAGAGTGACTTTTCCGGTTTGCGCGCAGTGATAACGGTAGAAAAATCTGGCGCTATCCTAAAACGCTGACCGGGAGTGGTTGGATTAAGTTTCTTTAATGGCATAACTAGATCAACTAACAGCTATAAATTCAATATAAAAGGCTAGAAATTACTGTAAAAATCTATAATATCTCCTGCCTTAAGGGTTACAAGAACTTTCTTATAAGAAGGCTTTTTCCCTTTCATCACGTGGGATTTGGTATGCCGCGTAACGGATTTACCAGCATAACGCATGGTATTAATTTTATCCACTGTAACGCCATAAAAGCGTTCAATTTCTTTTCGTATCTGCTGCTTACCAGCACGGTTATCCACAATTAGACCATATACACCATACTTATTCAGTGCGGATACTTTTTCGGTTACCAGCGGTTTTTTTAAGATACTCATCTGCTACTGTCTCAATTTTTCTACGATAGGTGCTATAGCACTCTCCACAATCAACAATCTTTTTGCATGCAACAGGTCATAGGTATTGACGTGATCGACACAAATTACTTTTGTTTGCTTAATATTCCTACTGGATAGGACAATATTTTTATCTACATTAGGCAGGATCAACAATGTTTTGCTATCCAGAAAAGACAAGTTCTGCAACATGCCTAAGTAATTTTTTGTCTTTGGTGCATCAAAAGAAAAAGACTCTAAAATCGAGATACGATTTTCCCTAGCTTTATAGGTAAATGCAGACTTTCTAGCCAACTTCTTTACCTTTCGATTTAACTTAAAGCTATAATCCCTTGGCTTTGGCCCAAAAACACGCCCACCTCCTCTGAATAAAGGTGACTTGGTGTCACCGGCTCTAGCGGTACCGGTACCCTTTTGTCTTTTAATTTTTCTTCTAGAACCGCTTACTGCATTGCGCTCTTTGGACTGATGGGTTCCTTGACGCTGGCCTGCTAGAATAGCTTTTACATCCAGGTACATAGCATGATCATTTGGCTCGATGCCAAACACTTCCTCTGGCAATAGAATAGAACGACCTGCCGCTTCCCCTGTATATTTTAATACTGATAGGTTCATTTTATTTCTCCAAAATTAGATAACCATTATTGGCACCAGGGACTGCGCCATGGAGCACAATCAGATCTTTCTCTGGCAACACTTTAACCACCTGCAGATTGGCTACCTTAACCCTACTGCCACCTGTTCTTCCAGCCATACGCATTCCCTTGAATACGCGGGATGGAAAAGAAGCAGCACCAACAGAGCCGGGTGCTCTTTCTCGATTGTGTTGACCATGAGAACGTCCGCCTACCCCACTAAAACCATGCCGCTTGACCACACCCTGAAAGCCCTTGCCTTTGGATGTACCGACAACATCTATAAACTCACCCTCGGCAAAAACATCTGCTATACGAATGACTTGACCCAATGCAACTTGCTGCAACAGCTCCTCATCACACCTAAACTCAACCTGTTTTTGCTTGGGGGTAGTACGAGCCTTAGCAAAATGACCGATAAGGGGCTTGATCGTATTTTTCTCTTTTTTATCGCCATAAGCCAACTGAATAGCCTGATAACCATCTATGGCCTTTGTTCTAAGCTGGGTAACTACACAAGGCCCCCCTCGAATAACGGTGCATGCCCTCTTTTGACCTTTACTGTCATAAAGACTGGTCATCCCAATTTTTTTTCCTATGATTCCAATCATGACTTAACATTAATCATACCCACTCAATCGCTCCAAAGCTAGCAAAAAAAACCAGGAAGGATATACAGCGAGAGGGCAAATTTAAATAAAAATCTAAGCCGGATCAAGAGATCCTTCTTAAAACCCCACCACATCGAGGATGCGCGTGATCCAAAGATATGAAAATTAACGAATAAAGAAAAATGAATTTTGATTTTACTTTTTGTAACCCTCTTTACCCGACTGGTCCGC encodes:
- the secY gene encoding preprotein translocase subunit SecY → MNKLFKVIKDIFLIKELSIRIRNTLFFLAIFRIGSIIVLPGIDVTQISGSAKRVFGLLDSFLGGSLSQVSVFSVGVTPYISASIIMQLLSIAWPKIQKIQREGEMGKRKIAQISRILTIFIAIFQSFQYLFIATGSGNVSISRTFFIFISIIILTAGALFCMWLGEKITDKGIGNGVTMLMMVGIVSSFPSALYQEAVYRGSRSMFLFVLELFVLFLIVLTLVAFTQATRKVPIQYAKQLSTSTIYGGQRQYIPFKLNSAGVMPIIFANLLIVAVSFLLGLWKDKFVCLAHISGMLQDITSWLFNLLFAFFIIVFTFFYTAITVNPVQIAEDMKRAGSFIPGVTSGNATARFLDGVLDRITLPGAVFLAIIAILPAFACMAGLSLPFSRFYGGTSLLIMVSSMLETIQQIESYLLMRRYEVIINKGVRA
- the rplO gene encoding 50S ribosomal protein L15 encodes the protein MELHTLKPAVGALKHKKRVGRGQGSGKGGTATRGHNGAQSRSGYKRKIGFEGGQQPLQRRIPMYGFKCPSRIEFTPLNLSTLQVLAEKYQVPCIDHLFLRKHSIIGKHEKYKILGGGALTFKLSVAAHRCSAAALQAIQDLGGAVTILPIYE
- the rpmD gene encoding 50S ribosomal protein L30 is translated as MEKIKITQVRSLIRRPKSQKATIKALGLGRINKPVVVAATPQILGMVAKVNHLVVTEKI
- the rpsE gene encoding 30S ribosomal protein S5 produces the protein MILRGRKLKASDYNLEERVVAIKRVTKVVEGGRRFSSAAVVVVGNGDGVVGYGLGKAKELTDAIAKGVEEAKRNLIKVPILRDTIPHGAVGKYGGGHVLIKPAASGTGVIAGGGVRIVLESVGVKNVLSKSQGSSNPHNVVKATFKALLQLRDPLTIAKQRGISLDKVFNG
- the rplR gene encoding 50S ribosomal protein L18, which encodes MKVKDKKVERRLKVRKRIRRRLHGTLEQPRLSLFKSNTSMYVQLINDDKGETLLSTSLYKLKIGKNNVAGALALGEAIAEQALAKGITAIVFDRSGYIYHGKVKALAEGARVKGLKF
- the rpsH gene encoding 30S ribosomal protein S8, which gives rise to MTTDPIADYLTRIRNAIHAKHSIVEIPASKTKTKLTEVLQEKGYICGYKVVPNGVQPIIKIALKYDTFTKQSAIVKLTRVSKPGLRKYATVAAMPSVINGLGIAILSTSKGIMTDKEARKAHVGGEVLCYVY
- the rpsN gene encoding 30S ribosomal protein S14, whose protein sequence is MAKESVKARDRKRRNLVAKYAAKRAALKEQGNYMALDKLPKNASPVRLRNRCNITGRARGYIRKFGVSRLVFRKWALEGKLPGIQKASW
- the rplX gene encoding 50S ribosomal protein L24, with amino-acid sequence MKTTIKKNLKIHIRRGDRVKILTGKHKNEEGAVLKVFPKTYRAVVEGMNLVARHLKPSAEHPKGMIQRQPSPIHISNLMLIDPASGQPTRVGRKHNEAGSLQRYAKKTGNFIKNV
- the rplN gene encoding 50S ribosomal protein L14, which encodes MIQQESILKVADNSGAKTALCIRVLGGTRRRYAHVGDKIVVTVKTANPSSTLKKGTISKAVVVRTRKEVRRKDGSYIRFEDNAIVLIENNNEPKGTGVFGPVAREVRDKKFMKIASLADEVL
- the rpsQ gene encoding 30S ribosomal protein S17 → MLRNRRKEKVGRVTSNKSHKTITVVMDTKAIHPIYGKFVKKATKFMAHDQENSCSIGDLVRIMETRPLSKKKRWRLVEIIERAK
- the rpmC gene encoding 50S ribosomal protein L29 is translated as MKYREIQLLSSEECNDKLKQELDYLVKLRFAHSVSPIENPMKIRRARKCIARLKTAQNRLRRQPLEL
- the rplP gene encoding 50S ribosomal protein L16, with the translated sequence MLQPKRVRYRKTQKGRIKGLSMKGNSLEFGTFGLKALEPSYITARQIEAMRIAITREMKRQGQVWNRIFPDKSLTKKPAEVRMGKGKGAPDSFVAVVKPGRILFELDGVSREVAERAMRLAMHKLPIKANFVVRRDYHVAL
- the rpsC gene encoding 30S ribosomal protein S3 translates to MGQKVNPVGFRVGFIRKPDSSWFASKASYAEKLMEDEKIRAYLDARMAKASVARVLIERAGKKITVTIRTARPGIVIGKSGTEVDKVKEELKKLTKKEVELNIVEIKKPDLEARLVALQIAQQIRGRMPYKRVVKQAVAAVIRSGAQGVKVKISGRLDGAEMARSDEFKEGSVPLHTLRNDIDYTAVEAHTIYGRIGVKVWISRGDVVFHHAQRSAAKSSRIGEKAMASSRERK
- the rplV gene encoding 50S ribosomal protein L22, whose translation is MEATAKLRKLPISARKIGRLAALIRGKNVVRSLAILESKPQQAAVQLKKLLLSAISNWQNHYGIDLEEALIFIKSITVDRAGMFKRIMPAPRGVAHRIRKRSSHVVIVVDSIEHFATLPHEVASDTTT
- the rplB gene encoding 50S ribosomal protein L2; protein product: MPLKKLNPTTPGQRFRIAPDFSTVITARKPEKSLLVKTKRTSGRNNRGRITVPHRGGGHKRRARLIDFKRKKLGIPAFVRSIEYDPMRTAYIALLHYVDGEKSYIIAPEGIKVGSKVVAGSDAPIDLGNAMEMKDIPLGTIIHNIELAPGRGAALARSAGSYAQLLSKSGKYVTIKLPSGERRLVLSHCMATIGSVSNSDHDNVTIAKAGRSRWLGKRPRVRAVVMNPVDHPMGGGEGKASGGHPRSAKGLYTKGKKTRNRNKYSARLIISKKKK
- the rplW gene encoding 50S ribosomal protein L23; amino-acid sequence: MSILKKPLVTEKVSALNKYGVYGLIVDNRAGKQQIRKEIERFYGVTVDKINTMRYAGKSVTRHTKSHVMKGKKPSYKKVLVTLKAGDIIDFYSNF
- the rplD gene encoding 50S ribosomal protein L4; amino-acid sequence: MNLSVLKYTGEAAGRSILLPEEVFGIEPNDHAMYLDVKAILAGQRQGTHQSKERNAVSGSRRKIKRQKGTGTARAGDTKSPLFRGGGRVFGPKPRDYSFKLNRKVKKLARKSAFTYKARENRISILESFSFDAPKTKNYLGMLQNLSFLDSKTLLILPNVDKNIVLSSRNIKQTKVICVDHVNTYDLLHAKRLLIVESAIAPIVEKLRQ
- the rplC gene encoding 50S ribosomal protein L3 codes for the protein MIGIIGKKIGMTSLYDSKGQKRACTVIRGGPCVVTQLRTKAIDGYQAIQLAYGDKKEKNTIKPLIGHFAKARTTPKQKQVEFRCDEELLQQVALGQVIRIADVFAEGEFIDVVGTSKGKGFQGVVKRHGFSGVGGRSHGQHNRERAPGSVGAASFPSRVFKGMRMAGRTGGSRVKVANLQVVKVLPEKDLIVLHGAVPGANNGYLILEK